The genomic DNA GCCTCGGCATGGTTTTGACCACATTGATGATACACATTCAATGGTACGTTTAGCTGCTTTAACGCTTCCGGTACACGCTCATTCAATGCTTGCGCGCCCAATGAACCACCGACAATCAGTACACGTAGTGGCAAACCAGCTTTTTCACGTTCCTGATAACGCCAGGACGGACTTAAAATTTCAGTAATTTCTTTACGAACCGGATTGCCTGTGGTCACAATTTTTGCACTTTCAGCAAAAGTACCGGGAAATGCCTGACACACTTTTTTGGCAATACGTGATAACTGGGTATTGGTAAAACCTGCAATGGCGTTTTGCTCGTGAATAATCACGGGAATGCCCAAGGCACGGGCAGCCAAACCACCGGGACCAGCCACATAACCGCCAAAACCGGCTACGGCATCGACTTTCAGCTGTTTCATATAGCGCATGGCGCTTAAGGTAGCTTTTAAAATTTTAAACGGTGCCAATAACTTACGTACAGGACCATTACCACGTACACCCTGAATATCAATCTGGTAAATTGGAATATTGTGATTTTTTAATAAGCGGTTTTCCATGCCTGTCGGCGTTGCCAACCAGGACACTTGAATTCCCTGCTGCTGTAATTGTTTGGCAACAGCAAGTGCTGGAAAAACATGCCCACCGGTTCCGGCAGCCATCATCATCACATGTTTCGGCTTTGTTTGCGTTGCTTCGGTCACAGTCTAATTCTTCAATTCTAAAATAGGAATAACGAAATTTGATTTTAAGCTAACAATTGTAATCACAAACGCATAACCGTGAAAGGTTATTTACTTTTTTTCAACATGCGTTTCATTGTTTTTTTCTTCAGATTTTAAAGTTTAAACTAGTTTTATTGATAATCGAGCAAAATATATATTTTTTAAGCAATTTTATGACCTGTCTTTTGAACAATGCATAAATTCCCGTCCCTTTGTATCCCCAAATAAAAAGCAAGAAAAGGAACGGATCAAACAGAATAAAAAAGAGCTCTTATTTTAGTAGGAGCTCTTTTTTTTATAAACATCAGACTTATGCTTTTACTTTTAAACCTGTTTCCAGAACAGCAAATAAATCGTCGGCAATAGATGTGCCAAACTGTGCATCAATCTCACGAATACAGGTTGGACTGGTAACATTGATTTCTGTCACATAATTGCCAATTACATCTAATCCCACAAAAATCAGGCCTTTTTCTCTGAGATAAGGGCCTACTTTTGCCGCAATCGCTTTATCATTTTCAGTTAAGGGACGGGCTTGACCCAAACCACCAGCTGCTAGGTTGCCGCGCACTTCACCATTTTGCGGAATACGGGCTAAACAGTAAGGTATAGGCTCACCATTTACCATCAGGATGCGCTTATCGCCCTCAACAATTTCCGGAATATAACGCTGCGCCATAATCGGCCGAGTACCGTTATTGGTCAGCATTTCAATAGTCGATCCAATATTGATGCCATCTTGATACAAGCGGAAAATACCTGTACCCCCCATCCCGTCCAGTGGTTTTACAATCACATCCACCTGTTCTTTTAGAAACTCACGAATCAGCCCTTCATTTGAGGTCACCAGAGTCGGAACCTGAAGTTCAGGGAACTGGGTGGCGAACAATTTTTCGTTGCAGTCACGCAGGCTTTGCGGCTTGTTAATAATCCACGCCCCTTCACGCTCAGCCTGTTCCAGAATATACGTGGTATAAACAAAATTCATGTCGAAAGGTGGGTCTTTACGCATCAACACCACGTCATAAGCTGCAATCGATTCTTTTTTCTTTTCACCCAATTCATAATAATGGTTATAGTCTTCAAACACTTTCAGGGGTGAAATCAAACCGAAGGCTTTACCCTGATCAATATATAAATCTTGCTGTAATGCATAACCCAACTCATGCCCACGACGGCTGGCAGCCCACAGCATGGCCATAGAAGAATCTTTTTTCAGGTTTACATTTTCGATGGGATCCATCACAACAAGTACGCGCATATCGATCTGCTCATGTATTTTTAACTTGAGAAAAGTATAGCGGAGTTTAATCTTTCTTTTTTCTCAATTTTAATAAAGCTTGTATCGAATCATTTGAAAGCGGCAAGGAGTACCTCATGCAACAAGCGATTATTGGATTTCATTTAGATGAAGAAAACCATTGGGTTGCAGACCTTTCCTGTGGCCATACCCAGCATGTTCGACATAATCCGCCTTGGCAAAACCGCCCGTGGGTGATAACTGAACAAGGTCGAAAAGAGAAACTAGGAATAATATTGGAGTGTAAGAAATGTGAAGAACCAATTTAATTATGATTCCATAAAGGATAAATAATAAAATAATTATGCAGAATACAATATTATATCTTATTTATCCCATCTTAAAAAATAATTTTATTTTAACCTTATAAAATTTAAAACTGCTTAAATAATAAAGTACAGACAATTTAAATCAAAATATTTAAAAAATAAAATTTTCATCAATCATATTCACCCCAACCAGTTTAATTTTTATTTAACAAAAAAAATACCTTATTAGACTTAAAAAAAGCATAATCTTTCACAATTTTTATTAAAATAATAACGATTAACTTATTTCTAATATAAAACAAATCCTCTTTATTATCACAATAAAAAATCATGGACATTTTATTTAAATAGCTATGTACTTTAATTTATTTTAAGGGGCAAGATTTTTAAAAATATGTTTCAGGTTATCCAGCATTTTTTCAATTTGTAGCGGTGTTAAGCCATCAAAAGATTGTTCTAATACGACCAGGCTGAGATCATTAATTTTTTGAATCATTTGTTGTCCTTTATCTGTTAATAATACTCGCGTAATTCGAGCATCATCTTCACAACAATAAGTATTTACTAATCCTTCTTCTTTTAAGCGATAGACCACTTTGGTGGTGGTCGACATTTTAGAAATCAACATTTCCGACAGATCAGATACGCTAGCCTTATTTTTGGATTGTAATGCCAGCAAGATACGACGGCGCGAATTATCTAAACCATATTTTTTTAATGCATGATCAACATTTTGTATATATTGAGCATGTACTTGAGTAATCCAGTGATACAGAGAATTTTCTAAATTAAAATCTGCAGATCCAGATAAAAATTTATTGTACTTTTTTGCCATAATCTCACCTTTTTAATATATTAAGACCATTTAAATTATTTTAAAGACGCATTGTATTTTAGCTTCTTTAGTTTTAGGTTACATTTTTATCAATTCAATATCTGGTATTAAGTTTTTCCACTCACTCTCAGGTAATATTAACTCTCTAATTCTTTTTCGCTTCTGTGAGCCTCTTTTTTATAAAAAGAATTAGAGAGCCAAAGTTTAAATGAAAATCCCTTTTATATTTATCTATTGTTATTATGCAAGCCGATTAAATCATTTTAATGGTTAAATGATCTATCACAAAAAATACCATTTTATTTCTGAAAATGTGTAAAAATGTGACAAAGTTTACAGTAATTTATTTTGGAAAAATCCTCCATTTTCTGCACTTTTTATTCTCAAAAAATAAGTTATAATTTAATTTATAGTCTTTTTATATTTATGAATAAAAATAAAATACTGTTTAATTTAGTATTTTTATCTATAAAAATTTTATACCTTTAGGGTATAAAATCACAGCACCCCCATAAAATCGAATGAAAAATAATCTATTTTTAATAACTTACAATATGCATTTTGTATAATTTATTAACTAATCATGAATTTATTAGATATTTTTATACAGAATAAATTTAAAGCGGAATTTTACTCTGAAAAATCAGGTTTTCTTTGTCGCAAAATTTTAAGAGCTATCCGTATACGGAGCCTGAGCAAAAGGGGTAAGTCTCTCTTAAATCTTCTAGTCTTAGCCCTAAATAAATACCGGTTTAGAGGGTATAGATTAAAACGGTGCTCAACTTCAATAGCATGTATTGGCGTCTTCTTTCAGCCTAAAAACAAACAAAAGATGAATATGACTAGAGCTTTGTTTAAAGCCTGAGTACTTTTTTAGTCGATTTTTTTAAGTTATCTCTTATTTTCTTAAAATGACAAAAAAGGAAGCACATGGCTTCCCTTTTTAACCATTGACCGATCAGATACCGTATTTCACACGATAGGCTTCCATTTTCGCTAAAGCGTCTTTTTCGCCTTTAGCTTCCAAGAAATCCATCAAATCTTTCATGGTAATCAAGGCATGAACTGGAATTTCCAGTTCTTTTTGAACTTCCTGAATAGCAGACAATTCGCCCTGTCCTTTTTCCTGACGGTCTAGAGCCACCAATACTCCGGCAATTTGCGCACCAGCATTTTTAAGAATGGTGACCACTTCACGAATGGCTGTACCTGCAGTAATGACATCATCAATAATCCAGACTTTTTTGCCTTCAACCGATGCGCCAACCAGCACCCCGCCTTCACCGTGATCCTTGGCTTCTTTACGGTTAAAGCCCCAAGGTACACTTACACCATGATTTTGTGACAATGCCACGGCAGTCGCAGCAACAAATGGAATCCCCTTATAGGCCGGGCCAAAAATCACTTCGACATTGTCACATGCCGTTAATTTGTCTGCATAGCCTGAAGCCAGTAGCGTTAACGCCTCGCCATCATTGAGCAAACCCGCATTAAAAAAATAAGGACTCACACGACCCGATTTTAAAGTAAACTCACCAAATTTAAGCACACCACGTGATAATGCAAGTTCGATAAAAGCTTGAGGGTTAAAAGTCGCTTGCGACGTCATGAGGTGCTCCAAAATTCAGAAATAGAGGTAAGACTTGCGTATGATACCAAAGAGTAGCTATCCAAGTGATCAAAAAATTCTAAGAGTCGTTTCAATTAACGTAAATGGCTTGCGTTCAGCAGTGACCAAAGGCCTGCTGGAATGGCTGGAACAGTCAGATGCAGATGTCATTTGTATGCAGGAAAGCCGGATCACCCATGCGCAGTGGACTGAAAAATTTAGACCTGAAGGCTGGTACACGCACCTGTTCCCAGCAGAACGTGCAGGCTATGCCGGTACCGCCATTTATAGTCGCCTACCTTTTGCCTCTGTAAAAGATGGTTTAGGCTTTGAACTGGCCGACTCTCAAGGGCGCTTTATCGCTGCCGAATTTGATCTCGGTTTAGACAAGCCTGTATACATCTGTTCGCTGTATTTGCCTTCAGGTTCATCCGGTGAAGAAGCCCAAGCCCGTAAAGATCACTTTTTGGATCAGTATCAAGATATTCTCAAACAATGGCGGGATGAAGATAAATCGATCATCGTCTGCGGTGATTACAACATTGTGCATAAACGCATTGATATCAAGAACTGGTCGGGCAACCAGAAATCTTCAGGCTGCCTGCCACATGAACGCGCCTGGCTCGATCATATTTATGATGATCTGGGTTATGTCGATACTTTCCGTGAAGTGCGCAAGGAAGCCGAACTTTATTCATGGTGGTCTAATCGCGGACAGGCACGTGCCAAAAACGTCGGGTGGCGCATTGACTATCAAGCCTGCTCACCAGACTGGAAAGCCCGTACTGTCAATGCCTGGGTGTATAAGGAGACCTGGTTTAGCGACCATGCACCGGTGATTATTGATTATAAAATATAGTCCACAATGCACATTGAGTGAACTATTGTTCACTCAATACAGGCATATAGATTACAAAAGATGTCGAATTTGTGGCTTTTTATATACATGTTTTAAGTGCATTATTGTTGCACGGCACAGGGACAAGTCAGGATGACTGAAAAAGGACAGGACGCCGTAGGATGAAACAGAATAAAGCACTTCGGTAGCTTATTTTGCAAGGATGTGACAATGGACGTTGAAATGAGACCCGCATAATCAGGATGATTGAATGCGGGTTTTCTCTATTCGTTATCTTTATTTTTTCTTTTCTATTTCTATATTTTTTCTATTTTCTATATATTATATTTAGAATAATCATATGGTTCTTATTTATAGCTTTATAATTACAAATCTAAATGTCAGTTTAATGACAGCTGAATTTTTTAATTTTAATCATTTAATTCACTCTAGAGCTTCTGATGGATTTTCGTTACGCTATTGAAGAATAGAAAATGGAATAATTCACCTATGCTGAAGATTTATGGTATCAAAAACTGTAATTCAATGAAAAAAGCCTTTGACCTGCTTAATCAACTCGGTCTTGAATATGAGTTTCACGATTACAAGAAACAAGGCATTGCTGCTGAAACGGTAAAAACATGGCTGGATAACGAAGGTCAGGAAGTCATCCTGAATAAAAAAGGCACCACTTGGCGCAAACTGAGCGAAGCGGAACAACAAACAGCTTTAAGCAGTGAAGAAAATCTCATTGAAGCGCTCACCCGCCATAACAGCTTAATCAAACGTCCTGTGCTTGAAACTGATTCTGGTTATATCGTCGGCTTTGATGAAGAAGCATATCGGGCATTAAAGTAAGCCTCCTGCACCATCCGCATTAAAAAAGCCTGACATTGTCAGGCTTTTTTGTTTTATCCATTAGGCTAGGCAAACTTAGTTTGCGCGAACCCAAGTCTGGTTACGGCCTAAAACAGATACGCCAATAAAACCGCGTAATTCGAGCGTTTTACCGCCATTTGCCAGTTCACCTTTGAGTTTGTAGGTTTTGCCTGAAGAAGGGTCAAGGATAGTACCCTCTTCATAACTTGTACCACCGACATTTTTAAGACCGTGAACAATCTTTAAACCTTTTAAAGATTTATTATGATATGGACCTTCACATTTTTTACATGCCTGTTCTTCGCCCGGTGTCAAAACTTTTTGAATACTCGCAGACAATGTGCCATTTTTTTGTTCAGTAAATTTTACGATTGCTTTGGGTTGTTTT from Acinetobacter sp. CS-2 includes the following:
- the murG gene encoding undecaprenyldiphospho-muramoylpentapeptide beta-N-acetylglucosaminyltransferase, whose amino-acid sequence is MMMAAGTGGHVFPALAVAKQLQQQGIQVSWLATPTGMENRLLKNHNIPIYQIDIQGVRGNGPVRKLLAPFKILKATLSAMRYMKQLKVDAVAGFGGYVAGPGGLAARALGIPVIIHEQNAIAGFTNTQLSRIAKKVCQAFPGTFAESAKIVTTGNPVRKEITEILSPSWRYQEREKAGLPLRVLIVGGSLGAQALNERVPEALKQLNVPLNVYHQCGQNHAEATRARYADKPASLQVKVQPFIEDMAKAYADADLIICRAGALTVTEIATAGVAAVFVPLPSAVDDHQTANARFLAKSGAAKICPQSTLTPDSLKELLVPLMNRQLLSEMAVKARQQAQPDATQHVVRLIQEL
- a CDS encoding exodeoxyribonuclease III, with the translated sequence MIPKSSYPSDQKILRVVSINVNGLRSAVTKGLLEWLEQSDADVICMQESRITHAQWTEKFRPEGWYTHLFPAERAGYAGTAIYSRLPFASVKDGLGFELADSQGRFIAAEFDLGLDKPVYICSLYLPSGSSGEEAQARKDHFLDQYQDILKQWRDEDKSIIVCGDYNIVHKRIDIKNWSGNQKSSGCLPHERAWLDHIYDDLGYVDTFREVRKEAELYSWWSNRGQARAKNVGWRIDYQACSPDWKARTVNAWVYKETWFSDHAPVIIDYKI
- the pyrE gene encoding orotate phosphoribosyltransferase; protein product: MTSQATFNPQAFIELALSRGVLKFGEFTLKSGRVSPYFFNAGLLNDGEALTLLASGYADKLTACDNVEVIFGPAYKGIPFVAATAVALSQNHGVSVPWGFNRKEAKDHGEGGVLVGASVEGKKVWIIDDVITAGTAIREVVTILKNAGAQIAGVLVALDRQEKGQGELSAIQEVQKELEIPVHALITMKDLMDFLEAKGEKDALAKMEAYRVKYGI
- a CDS encoding Spx/MgsR family RNA polymerase-binding regulatory protein, encoding MLKIYGIKNCNSMKKAFDLLNQLGLEYEFHDYKKQGIAAETVKTWLDNEGQEVILNKKGTTWRKLSEAEQQTALSSEENLIEALTRHNSLIKRPVLETDSGYIVGFDEEAYRALK
- the gshB gene encoding glutathione synthase; protein product: MRVLVVMDPIENVNLKKDSSMAMLWAASRRGHELGYALQQDLYIDQGKAFGLISPLKVFEDYNHYYELGEKKKESIAAYDVVLMRKDPPFDMNFVYTTYILEQAEREGAWIINKPQSLRDCNEKLFATQFPELQVPTLVTSNEGLIREFLKEQVDVIVKPLDGMGGTGIFRLYQDGINIGSTIEMLTNNGTRPIMAQRYIPEIVEGDKRILMVNGEPIPYCLARIPQNGEVRGNLAAGGLGQARPLTENDKAIAAKVGPYLREKGLIFVGLDVIGNYVTEINVTSPTCIREIDAQFGTSIADDLFAVLETGLKVKA
- a CDS encoding DUF3565 domain-containing protein; this encodes MQQAIIGFHLDEENHWVADLSCGHTQHVRHNPPWQNRPWVITEQGRKEKLGIILECKKCEEPI
- a CDS encoding MarR family winged helix-turn-helix transcriptional regulator — protein: MAKKYNKFLSGSADFNLENSLYHWITQVHAQYIQNVDHALKKYGLDNSRRRILLALQSKNKASVSDLSEMLISKMSTTTKVVYRLKEEGLVNTYCCEDDARITRVLLTDKGQQMIQKINDLSLVVLEQSFDGLTPLQIEKMLDNLKHIFKNLAP
- a CDS encoding DUF2147 domain-containing protein — encoded protein: MKRIALALGLLGLTALANAADPLNGTVWKTIDDKTKQPKAIVKFTEQKNGTLSASIQKVLTPGEEQACKKCEGPYHNKSLKGLKIVHGLKNVGGTSYEEGTILDPSSGKTYKLKGELANGGKTLELRGFIGVSVLGRNQTWVRAN